A DNA window from Bradyrhizobium sp. CCBAU 53421 contains the following coding sequences:
- the tcuB gene encoding tricarballylate utilization 4Fe-4S protein TcuB yields MHGTRILQEADRLMTVCNSCRYCEGLCAVFPAMEMRRAFSDGDLNYLANLCHACGACYTDCQFSPPHEFNVNVPKTLAVARAESYAAYAWPRAFAGAFARNGLVISLIAALSVAAFIFGFAAVNDRGVLTGIHTGPGAFYKLMPHNAMALLFGAALLYAILALVMGVRAFWRDIGEPVGMTTDAKSLLQAVRDAGELRYLDGGGVGCFNEDDHPTDRRKLYHHFTFYGFALCFAATCVGTLYHYLLAREAPYSWWDLPVVLGTLGGIGLVVGPIGLLSEKWKRDRVLVDEQAMGMDTAFILMLFLTSISGLALLLWREAAAMGPLLALHLGVVFALFITMPYGKFVHGIYRFVALVRYARERQMMVQGKAE; encoded by the coding sequence ATGCACGGGACGAGGATCTTGCAGGAAGCCGACCGTCTGATGACGGTGTGCAATTCCTGCCGCTATTGCGAGGGCCTGTGCGCGGTGTTTCCCGCGATGGAGATGCGCCGCGCCTTCTCCGACGGCGACCTCAACTATCTCGCCAATCTGTGCCACGCCTGCGGCGCCTGCTACACCGACTGCCAGTTCTCGCCGCCGCACGAGTTCAACGTCAATGTGCCGAAGACGCTCGCGGTCGCGCGCGCCGAATCCTACGCCGCCTATGCCTGGCCGCGCGCCTTCGCCGGCGCATTTGCGCGCAACGGCCTGGTCATCAGCCTGATCGCAGCGCTGAGCGTCGCCGCCTTCATCTTCGGCTTCGCTGCGGTCAACGACCGCGGCGTGCTCACCGGCATCCACACCGGTCCCGGCGCGTTCTACAAATTGATGCCGCACAATGCGATGGCGCTGCTGTTCGGCGCCGCTTTGCTCTACGCGATCCTCGCGCTGGTGATGGGCGTGCGCGCGTTCTGGCGGGATATCGGCGAGCCGGTCGGCATGACGACGGATGCGAAATCGCTGTTGCAGGCGGTCCGCGACGCCGGCGAGCTACGCTATCTCGACGGCGGCGGCGTCGGCTGCTTCAACGAGGACGACCACCCGACCGACCGCCGCAAGCTGTATCACCATTTCACCTTCTACGGCTTTGCGCTGTGCTTCGCCGCGACCTGCGTCGGCACGCTGTATCACTACCTGCTGGCGCGCGAGGCGCCCTATTCGTGGTGGGACCTTCCCGTCGTGCTCGGCACGCTCGGCGGCATCGGCCTCGTGGTCGGCCCGATCGGGCTCCTGTCGGAGAAATGGAAGCGCGACCGCGTGCTGGTCGACGAACAGGCCATGGGCATGGATACCGCGTTCATCCTGATGTTGTTCCTGACCAGCATCAGCGGCCTCGCCTTGCTGCTGTGGCGCGAGGCCGCCGCGATGGGCCCGCTGCTGGCGTTGCATCTCGGCGTGGTGTTCGCGCTGTTCATCACGATGCCCTACGGAAAATTCGTGCACGGCATCTACCGCTTCGTCGCGCTGGTACGCTACGCGCGGGAGCGGCAGATGATGGTGCAGGGAAAGGCGGAGTAA
- a CDS encoding DUF1127 domain-containing protein, producing the protein MPDHHASGLLNQVGETLHVWWERYERRRELSQWTERDLHDIGMSRSDIVFETEKPFWRA; encoded by the coding sequence ATGCCGGATCATCATGCGTCTGGGCTTTTGAACCAGGTCGGCGAGACGCTGCATGTGTGGTGGGAGCGCTATGAGCGCCGCCGCGAGCTGTCGCAGTGGACCGAGCGCGACCTGCACGACATTGGCATGTCCCGGAGCGACATCGTTTTCGAGACCGAGAAGCCGTTCTGGCGGGCCTGA
- a CDS encoding transcriptional regulator GcvA, with product MTSRLPSLNGLRAFEAAARHMSFTLAASELNVTQTAISHQIRRLEEELGVRLFIRQNRSLSLTPEATEYLPGVRAAFNDLRLATDRLLRRDDDHVLTVSTLASLAAKWLLPRLSAFQEAHSGIDVRITTSTSLVDFQRDKVDAAIRYGRGQWAGLRADWLMADELFPVCSPSLLQGTKPLKCPEDLRDHVLLHTSNANSDDWRLWLTAAGLPTDISRQPGVTFDLLFVTIQAAIDGIGIAMGRTSYVQDDVAKGRLVVPFKIALPADAGFYLVTPQGRADSPKLSAFRSWLGAAAHATP from the coding sequence ATGACCAGCCGCCTGCCTTCGTTGAACGGCCTCCGGGCGTTCGAGGCCGCCGCGCGGCACATGAGCTTCACGCTGGCAGCGTCCGAACTGAACGTGACGCAGACCGCGATCAGCCATCAGATCAGGCGGCTGGAAGAAGAGCTCGGCGTCCGCCTCTTCATCCGCCAGAACCGCTCGCTGAGCCTGACGCCGGAGGCTACCGAATACCTTCCCGGCGTCCGCGCCGCCTTCAACGATCTCAGGCTCGCAACCGACCGCCTGCTGCGCCGGGATGACGATCACGTGCTCACCGTCTCGACGCTGGCATCGCTCGCCGCCAAATGGCTGCTGCCGCGGCTGTCGGCGTTTCAGGAGGCGCATTCCGGCATCGACGTTCGCATCACCACCTCGACCAGCCTGGTCGACTTCCAGCGCGACAAGGTCGACGCGGCGATCCGCTATGGCCGCGGCCAATGGGCAGGCCTGCGCGCGGACTGGCTGATGGCGGACGAACTGTTTCCGGTGTGCAGCCCGTCGCTATTGCAGGGAACCAAGCCGCTCAAATGCCCCGAGGACCTCAGGGATCACGTGCTACTGCACACCAGCAACGCCAACAGCGACGACTGGCGGCTGTGGCTGACCGCGGCGGGATTGCCGACCGACATTTCCAGGCAGCCGGGGGTGACTTTCGACCTGCTGTTCGTGACGATCCAGGCCGCGATCGACGGCATCGGCATCGCGATGGGCCGCACCTCCTATGTGCAGGACGACGTCGCCAAAGGCCGGCTCGTGGTTCCCTTCAAGATCGCGCTGCCCGCCGACGCCGGCTTCTATCTGGTCACGCCGCAGGGACGCGCCGATTCACCGAAGCTCTCCGCATTCCGCTCCTGGCTCGGCGCCGCGGCGCATGCGACGCCCTGA
- a CDS encoding class I SAM-dependent methyltransferase has translation MSVTRSIFLRAFGRPRGFLGRLGGVIMARTNADCGAWVTELLEIEPGDNVLEVGFGPGVVIQRLVKLVSVGRVAGIDASQEMVEQARTRNRAAIQHGHVELRLGSVERLPFDDASFDKALAINSMQVWPDAAAGLREIRRVIKPGGRIALGFTRYSGQPREGVVEKLVTAGFTNARLVETDEWFCILAAKPD, from the coding sequence GTGAGCGTCACGCGAAGTATTTTCCTGCGCGCATTTGGCCGGCCTCGGGGTTTCCTGGGGAGGCTGGGCGGCGTGATCATGGCGCGCACCAATGCCGACTGCGGCGCGTGGGTGACGGAACTCCTTGAAATCGAACCCGGCGACAACGTGCTGGAAGTCGGATTCGGCCCCGGCGTCGTCATTCAACGTTTGGTGAAATTGGTGTCAGTGGGGCGTGTCGCCGGCATCGATGCGTCGCAGGAGATGGTCGAGCAAGCCCGGACCCGGAACAGGGCCGCGATCCAGCACGGTCATGTCGAGTTGCGGCTCGGCTCGGTGGAGCGCCTGCCGTTCGATGACGCGAGCTTCGACAAGGCGCTGGCGATCAACTCGATGCAGGTTTGGCCTGATGCGGCTGCCGGGCTACGGGAGATACGGCGCGTGATCAAACCGGGCGGCAGGATTGCACTCGGCTTTACGCGGTATTCCGGACAGCCCAGGGAAGGGGTGGTGGAAAAGCTCGTGACCGCCGGCTTCACGAACGCCCGCCTCGTGGAGACGGACGAGTGGTTCTGCATCCTGGCGGCAAAGCCTGACTGA
- a CDS encoding MFS transporter, whose amino-acid sequence MSQSSSSQVPQIKSRLGAILRATSGNFLEQFDFFLFGFYAQDIAKAFFPAQNETAALLNAYGVFWLGALMRPVGAIVLGSYIDRIGRRQGLIVTLALMALGTVVIAFCPGYAAIGIAAPIIVLIGRLIQGFSAGVELGGVSVYLSEIATPGNRGFYTSFQSSSQQVAIFVAAIIGYLLREVMPGDTFLDAIGGIAKWRIPFFVGCLIIPVIFMLRRSLEETPAFLAMKKHPTPSEVFASAIENWRIVILGMMIAVLTTTTFYFITVYAPGFGKELHLSASGTLLVTLLVAVTNFIWNPVGGAVSDRIGRKPVLLAIAGLSFVTAYPALSWLSHEPTLGKLLAVQMMFSFYFGVYSGTMLGCLVEIVPAHVRTTCFSIAFALAAGIFGTSTPFVATKLIAMTGQDKASPAYWLMFGAALGIIAALLVYRGGRTIAQRETVAA is encoded by the coding sequence ATGTCGCAGTCGAGTTCATCGCAAGTCCCGCAAATCAAGTCGCGTCTTGGCGCCATCCTGCGCGCGACCAGCGGCAATTTCCTCGAGCAATTCGACTTCTTCCTGTTCGGCTTCTATGCGCAGGACATCGCGAAAGCGTTCTTCCCCGCCCAGAACGAGACCGCGGCGCTGCTCAATGCCTATGGCGTGTTTTGGCTCGGCGCGCTGATGCGCCCCGTGGGCGCGATCGTGCTCGGCTCCTACATCGACCGCATCGGCCGCCGGCAAGGCCTGATCGTGACGCTGGCGCTGATGGCGCTCGGCACCGTGGTGATCGCGTTCTGCCCGGGCTATGCGGCAATCGGCATTGCCGCGCCGATCATCGTGCTGATCGGCCGCCTGATTCAGGGCTTTTCGGCCGGTGTCGAACTGGGCGGCGTCTCGGTCTATCTCTCCGAGATCGCAACCCCCGGCAACCGCGGCTTCTACACCTCGTTCCAATCGTCCAGCCAGCAGGTCGCGATCTTCGTTGCGGCGATCATCGGCTATCTCTTGCGCGAGGTGATGCCGGGCGACACCTTCCTGGATGCGATCGGCGGCATCGCCAAGTGGCGCATCCCGTTCTTCGTCGGCTGCCTCATCATTCCCGTCATCTTCATGCTGCGGCGCTCGCTCGAGGAAACGCCGGCGTTCCTGGCCATGAAGAAGCACCCGACGCCCAGCGAAGTGTTCGCCTCGGCGATCGAGAACTGGCGCATCGTCATCCTCGGCATGATGATCGCGGTCCTGACCACCACGACGTTCTATTTCATCACGGTGTATGCGCCGGGCTTCGGCAAGGAGCTGCACCTGTCGGCGTCCGGCACGCTGCTGGTGACCCTGCTCGTTGCGGTGACCAACTTCATCTGGAATCCGGTCGGCGGCGCGGTGTCCGACCGGATCGGCCGCAAGCCGGTGCTGCTGGCGATCGCGGGCCTGTCGTTCGTGACCGCCTACCCGGCCCTGTCGTGGCTGTCGCATGAGCCGACGCTCGGAAAACTGCTAGCGGTGCAGATGATGTTCTCGTTCTACTTTGGCGTCTACAGCGGCACGATGCTGGGATGCCTGGTCGAGATCGTGCCGGCGCATGTCCGCACCACCTGCTTCTCGATCGCGTTCGCGCTGGCGGCGGGCATCTTCGGCACCTCGACCCCGTTCGTCGCGACCAAGCTGATCGCCATGACCGGCCAGGACAAGGCCTCGCCGGCCTACTGGCTGATGTTTGGCGCTGCGCTCGGCATCATCGCCGCGCTGCTCGTCTATCGTGGTGGCCGGACCATCGCTCAGCGCGAGACGGTCGCGGCCTGA
- a CDS encoding CinA family protein produces MNALISIAEQVAARLIANKQTIAVAESSTGGLISASLLAVPGASAYFLGGGVIYTRNARRALMDIPDDAMRGLRSSSEPYAQLLARQIRERLSTDWGLSETGAAGPTGNRYGDAAGHSCMAIAGPRQQVITVETASGDRQANMQVFAKAALELLLSNL; encoded by the coding sequence ATGAACGCACTCATATCCATCGCCGAACAGGTCGCCGCAAGGCTGATCGCGAACAAGCAGACGATTGCGGTCGCGGAATCATCCACCGGCGGGCTGATCTCGGCATCGCTGCTCGCAGTGCCCGGGGCATCGGCCTATTTCCTCGGCGGCGGCGTGATCTACACCCGCAACGCGCGGCGCGCGCTGATGGACATTCCCGACGATGCCATGCGCGGTCTCCGCTCGTCGTCGGAACCTTACGCGCAGCTGCTGGCGCGCCAGATCCGCGAGCGCCTTTCGACCGATTGGGGTTTGTCGGAGACCGGCGCGGCCGGCCCGACCGGCAACCGCTACGGCGATGCCGCCGGCCATAGCTGCATGGCGATCGCAGGTCCCCGGCAGCAGGTGATCACGGTGGAAACCGCAAGCGGCGACCGGCAAGCCAACATGCAGGTCTTTGCCAAAGCGGCGCTGGAGCTGTTGTTGAGCAATCTCTAG
- the tcuA gene encoding FAD-dependent tricarballylate dehydrogenase TcuA: MVDLTRRFDVLVIGGGNAALCAAISARRAGASVLVLEGAPKFYRGGNTRHTRNMRCAHDAATEILTGPYTEEEFWKDLLVVTGGQTDEELARFMIHESKDILNWIVEQGVRWQPSLGGTLSLGRTNSFFLGGGRAMLNALYRTAEELGVDILYDAEVIDLVIEHGMFLSAQLKQPVGGKTEVRASTLVAAAGGFEANIEWLKQYWGEAADNFLIRGTPYNRGAILKMLLAKGVQAIGDPTQCHAVAIDARAPKFDGGIITRHDSVVFGIVVNKHAERFYDEGEDIWPKRYAIWGRLVAAQPDQIAYIIFDSTVVTSFMPTLFPPIAGATIAELAGKLELDAAALEKTITDFNAAVQPGTFDHTILDDCRTEGITPAKTHWARKIETPPYLAYPVRPGITFTYLGTRVNREARMLMKDGKPSANMFAAGEIMAGNVLGKGYAAGIGMTIGSVFGRVAGREAAKNARN, from the coding sequence ATGGTTGATCTGACGCGCAGGTTCGACGTCTTGGTGATCGGCGGCGGCAACGCCGCGCTCTGTGCTGCGATCAGCGCACGGCGCGCCGGCGCCTCCGTGCTGGTGCTGGAAGGCGCCCCGAAATTCTACCGCGGCGGCAACACCCGCCACACCCGCAACATGCGCTGCGCCCATGACGCGGCAACCGAGATCCTCACCGGTCCCTACACCGAGGAGGAGTTCTGGAAGGATTTGCTGGTGGTGACCGGCGGCCAGACCGACGAGGAGCTGGCCCGCTTCATGATCCACGAGTCCAAGGACATCCTGAACTGGATCGTCGAACAGGGCGTACGCTGGCAGCCCTCGCTCGGCGGCACGCTGAGCCTCGGCCGCACCAACTCGTTCTTCCTCGGCGGCGGCCGCGCGATGCTGAACGCGCTCTATCGCACCGCCGAGGAGCTCGGCGTCGACATCCTCTACGATGCCGAGGTGATCGATCTCGTGATCGAGCACGGCATGTTCCTCTCGGCGCAGCTGAAGCAGCCGGTCGGCGGCAAGACCGAGGTACGCGCCTCGACGCTGGTCGCGGCGGCCGGCGGCTTCGAGGCCAATATCGAGTGGCTGAAGCAATATTGGGGCGAGGCCGCCGACAATTTCCTGATCCGCGGCACGCCCTATAATCGCGGCGCGATCCTCAAGATGCTGCTCGCCAAGGGCGTGCAGGCGATCGGCGATCCCACGCAATGCCATGCGGTGGCGATCGACGCACGTGCGCCGAAGTTCGACGGCGGCATCATCACCCGCCACGACTCGGTCGTGTTCGGCATCGTCGTCAACAAGCATGCCGAGCGCTTCTACGACGAAGGCGAGGACATCTGGCCGAAGCGCTACGCGATCTGGGGCCGCCTGGTCGCAGCGCAGCCGGACCAGATCGCCTACATCATCTTCGATTCGACCGTCGTAACCAGCTTCATGCCGACGCTGTTTCCACCGATCGCGGGCGCGACGATCGCCGAGCTTGCCGGCAAGCTCGAGCTCGATGCAGCCGCGCTGGAAAAGACCATCACCGACTTCAACGCCGCGGTGCAGCCGGGCACGTTCGACCACACCATCCTCGACGACTGCCGTACCGAAGGCATCACGCCGGCGAAGACGCATTGGGCGCGCAAGATCGAGACGCCACCCTACCTCGCCTATCCGGTGCGGCCCGGCATCACCTTCACCTATCTCGGCACCCGCGTGAACAGAGAGGCGCGGATGCTGATGAAGGACGGCAAGCCGTCCGCCAACATGTTCGCCGCCGGCGAGATCATGGCCGGCAACGTGCTCGGCAAGGGCTACGCCGCCGGCATCGGCATGACCATCGGCAGCGTGTTCGGCCGGGTCGCCGGGCGGGAAGCGGCGAAGAATGCGCGGAACTGA
- a CDS encoding GNAT family N-acetyltransferase translates to MTALHLDDLKQYSDVLRAKNGSEIRVRFVEPRDREELQNYIRSLSAGSRYNRFLGALSELPKTELERFVHVGEADRFTVVATMVVDGFETIVGEARYAFHADTSSVEFGLSIDDRWQGHGIGKALLKNLECRAASFGAERIFGDTLRSNATMIGLARKSDYAFMPSPGDWKLVRFAKEIHVEPQDIPCASWRLAATSRSAAMSSLAV, encoded by the coding sequence ATGACTGCGCTGCATCTCGACGACCTCAAGCAATACTCTGATGTGCTGCGCGCCAAGAACGGCAGCGAGATCAGGGTGCGTTTCGTCGAGCCGCGCGACCGCGAAGAGCTGCAGAACTACATCCGCTCGCTCTCCGCGGGGTCCCGTTACAACCGTTTCCTCGGTGCGCTGAGTGAGCTGCCGAAGACGGAGCTCGAGCGTTTCGTTCACGTCGGCGAGGCTGACCGGTTCACGGTGGTCGCGACGATGGTAGTCGATGGTTTTGAAACCATCGTCGGCGAGGCCCGCTATGCCTTCCATGCCGATACGTCGAGCGTCGAGTTCGGCCTGTCGATCGATGACCGGTGGCAGGGCCACGGCATTGGCAAGGCGCTGCTGAAGAACCTCGAATGCCGCGCGGCGTCCTTCGGAGCCGAGCGCATTTTCGGCGACACCCTGCGGTCCAACGCCACGATGATCGGCCTGGCCCGCAAGTCGGACTACGCGTTCATGCCCAGCCCCGGCGACTGGAAGCTGGTGCGCTTTGCGAAAGAGATCCACGTCGAACCGCAAGACATTCCCTGTGCCAGCTGGCGGCTTGCCGCCACTTCCCGCTCGGCCGCGATGTCCTCGCTTGCGGTTTGA
- a CDS encoding Rieske (2Fe-2S) protein has protein sequence MARHVIAPVDELPPGSRKFLEIDGRPIAVFNVKGEFFGLLNRCPHQGAALCEGPLIGLASSSDPGEIEYTKLGEILRCPWHGWEFDIRTGQSYCDPRRFRVRAYPVSVEPGTNVVKGPYVAETIKVAVESDYVVVEL, from the coding sequence ATGGCGCGTCATGTGATCGCTCCGGTGGACGAACTGCCGCCGGGGTCGCGAAAATTCCTCGAGATCGACGGCCGGCCGATTGCCGTCTTCAATGTCAAAGGCGAGTTCTTCGGCCTGTTGAACCGCTGCCCGCATCAGGGCGCGGCGCTATGCGAGGGGCCGCTGATCGGGCTCGCGTCGTCGTCGGACCCCGGCGAGATCGAATACACCAAGCTCGGCGAGATCCTGCGTTGCCCTTGGCACGGCTGGGAGTTCGACATCCGCACCGGCCAGTCCTATTGCGACCCGCGCCGCTTCCGCGTGCGCGCCTACCCGGTCAGCGTCGAGCCGGGCACCAATGTGGTGAAGGGGCCGTATGTCGCCGAGACCATCAAGGTCGCGGTGGAGAGCGACTACGTGGTGGTGGAGCTGTAG
- a CDS encoding amidohydrolase family protein: protein MNIQIRERPDAAASAGIKTAIADCDIHPARATKDELHPYLAKRWHSHLETFGVHPYQGMMEGPPYPKAQPNASRRDAYPPEGGPQGSSLSFMQKQHLDPNNVALGVLNPLNTGQGIRNQDLAGAICSAINDWQIEKWTAKDSRLKGSVVVANEDGVSAAAEIRKRAGDKNFVQVLLLSRNVEPLGQRRYWPIYEAAQEAGLPIGVHAFGFGGNPITASGWPSYYIEEMVGHSQCQQTALASLVLEGVFERFPKLKMVMVEAGFGWAPSLAWRLDKVFARLHAEVPHLKRKPSEYIRDHIWWTTQPMEDPESRDHLFQTIEWIGWDRLLFATDYPHWDYDEPSRVLPAGVSDANRQAFYLDNAKQLYGMA from the coding sequence ATGAACATCCAGATTCGGGAACGTCCCGACGCGGCTGCGTCAGCCGGCATCAAGACCGCGATCGCCGATTGCGACATCCATCCCGCACGCGCGACCAAGGACGAACTGCATCCTTATCTGGCCAAGCGCTGGCACAGCCATCTCGAGACCTTCGGCGTCCATCCCTATCAGGGTATGATGGAAGGCCCGCCCTATCCGAAGGCGCAGCCCAATGCCTCGCGCCGCGATGCCTATCCGCCGGAAGGCGGCCCGCAGGGCTCGTCGCTGTCCTTCATGCAGAAGCAGCATCTCGATCCCAACAATGTCGCGCTCGGCGTGCTCAATCCGCTCAACACCGGGCAGGGCATCCGCAACCAGGATCTCGCCGGTGCGATCTGCTCGGCGATCAACGACTGGCAGATCGAGAAATGGACAGCTAAGGACTCGCGCCTGAAGGGCTCGGTCGTCGTTGCCAATGAGGACGGCGTGTCGGCCGCGGCCGAAATCCGCAAGCGCGCGGGCGACAAGAATTTTGTGCAGGTGCTGCTGCTGAGCCGCAATGTCGAGCCGCTCGGCCAGCGCCGCTACTGGCCGATCTATGAGGCGGCGCAGGAGGCCGGGCTGCCGATCGGCGTGCACGCCTTCGGCTTCGGCGGCAACCCGATCACCGCGTCGGGCTGGCCGAGCTACTACATCGAGGAGATGGTCGGGCATTCGCAGTGTCAGCAGACCGCGCTGGCCAGCCTCGTGCTCGAGGGCGTGTTCGAGCGTTTCCCGAAACTGAAGATGGTGATGGTCGAGGCCGGGTTCGGCTGGGCGCCGTCGCTGGCGTGGCGGCTCGACAAGGTGTTTGCGCGGCTGCACGCCGAGGTGCCGCATCTGAAGCGCAAGCCGTCCGAGTATATCCGCGACCACATCTGGTGGACGACGCAGCCGATGGAGGATCCGGAGAGCCGCGACCATCTGTTCCAGACCATCGAGTGGATCGGATGGGACAGACTGTTGTTCGCGACCGACTACCCGCACTGGGACTATGACGAGCCGTCACGCGTGCTGCCGGCCGGCGTCAGCGACGCCAACAGGCAGGCGTTCTATCTCGACAATGCGAAGCAGCTTTACGGTATGGCATGA
- a CDS encoding amidohydrolase family protein yields MTSPIAGGVDCDLHPAVPHLTSLLPYMNDYWRDQVTTRGMTDLISQSYPTNSPIASRPDWRPAQGKPGSSLADMQRQALDRLGTATGICNPLYGVQMVFSEDMADAFCRALNDWLVKEWLDKDDRLRGSIVIPVQSIEKAVTEIERCAQDKRFVQVLMLVMGDMPLGKRHYWPIYAAAERLGLPIGVHAGSAYHNPPTSVGWGSYHIEDYVAQAQAFQTQLTSLIVEGVFARHPNLKMVMLESGFTWLPPFLWRLHKFWRGVRMETPWVDRAPLEIVRSNIRFSLQPVDAPPEGDTLNRLFDHMQSDELILFSTDYPHWQFDGDEVLPKGLSQDLVRKIMIDNPHATYPRLQVKETTP; encoded by the coding sequence ATGACGTCGCCGATCGCGGGTGGCGTGGATTGCGATCTGCATCCCGCCGTGCCCCATCTCACCAGCTTGCTGCCGTACATGAACGATTACTGGCGCGACCAGGTGACGACGCGCGGCATGACCGATTTGATCTCGCAATCCTATCCCACCAACTCGCCGATCGCCTCGCGGCCGGACTGGCGCCCCGCACAGGGCAAGCCGGGTTCGAGCCTTGCCGACATGCAACGTCAGGCGCTCGACCGGCTCGGCACCGCCACCGGCATCTGTAATCCGCTCTACGGCGTGCAGATGGTGTTCTCCGAGGACATGGCCGATGCGTTCTGCCGCGCGCTGAACGACTGGCTGGTCAAGGAATGGCTTGACAAGGACGATCGGCTGCGCGGCTCGATCGTGATTCCCGTGCAGAGCATCGAGAAAGCGGTCACCGAGATCGAGCGCTGCGCGCAGGACAAGCGCTTCGTGCAGGTGCTGATGCTCGTGATGGGCGACATGCCGCTCGGCAAGCGTCACTACTGGCCGATCTACGCGGCCGCCGAACGGCTCGGTCTGCCGATCGGTGTCCATGCCGGGAGCGCCTATCACAACCCGCCGACCTCGGTCGGCTGGGGTTCCTACCACATCGAGGACTATGTCGCGCAAGCGCAGGCGTTCCAGACCCAGCTCACCAGCCTGATCGTCGAGGGCGTGTTCGCGCGCCATCCGAACCTGAAAATGGTGATGCTGGAAAGTGGCTTCACCTGGCTGCCTCCATTCCTGTGGCGGCTGCACAAGTTCTGGCGCGGCGTGCGCATGGAAACGCCGTGGGTCGATCGGGCGCCGCTGGAGATTGTGCGCAGCAACATCCGCTTCTCGCTGCAGCCGGTCGACGCGCCGCCGGAAGGAGATACGCTGAACCGGCTGTTCGACCATATGCAGTCGGATGAATTGATCCTATTCTCGACCGACTACCCGCATTGGCAGTTCGACGGTGACGAGGTGCTGCCGAAGGGGCTGTCGCAGGATCTGGTGCGCAAGATCATGATCGACAATCCGCACGCGACCTATCCGCGCTTGCAGGTGAAGGAGACGACGCCATGA
- a CDS encoding HlyD family type I secretion periplasmic adaptor subunit: MSTRLSDRMTDQPRNAHASIRKHLVVGLAVVLVLGGGVGGWAATVPISGALIAPGSVVVDTNVKKVQHPTGGVVGEILARDGDTVKAGDVVVRLDETVVKASLAIVVKTLNGLYARAARLQAEQQGLDKIAFPPQLTEQAKDPDVRDIMASETKLFEVRVNGRAGQKAQLRERVTQLNEEIAGLQAQETAKDKEIALVQQELVGVRQLYEQHLVQLTRLTTLERDAARLSGERAQYIASRAQAKGKITETELQIIQVDKDMLSEVSKDLREANDKIGEFVERKVTAEDQLRRIDIRAPQDGVVLQSTVHTVGGVITAGDAIMMIVPRADDLSVEAKVNPQDIDKLQVGQKTVLRLSAFNQRTTPELNGVVTRVSADVNTDQRTGQSYYTIRVSMPPEEVARLGGEVKIIPGMPVEAFVQTGDRTMMSYLMKPLSDQFMRSFREK, translated from the coding sequence ATGAGCACCCGCTTGAGCGATCGCATGACCGATCAGCCCCGCAACGCACATGCTTCGATCAGGAAGCATCTCGTGGTCGGCCTCGCCGTGGTGCTGGTGCTGGGCGGCGGCGTCGGCGGCTGGGCCGCGACGGTGCCGATCTCGGGCGCGCTGATCGCGCCGGGCTCGGTGGTGGTCGATACCAACGTCAAGAAGGTGCAGCATCCGACCGGCGGAGTCGTCGGCGAAATCCTGGCGCGTGACGGCGACACGGTCAAGGCGGGCGACGTCGTCGTGCGTCTCGACGAGACGGTCGTGAAGGCGAGCCTTGCGATCGTGGTCAAGACGCTGAACGGTCTCTATGCGCGTGCGGCCCGCCTCCAGGCCGAGCAGCAGGGCCTCGACAAGATCGCGTTTCCGCCGCAGCTCACCGAGCAGGCCAAGGATCCCGACGTCCGCGACATCATGGCGAGCGAAACCAAGCTGTTCGAGGTGCGGGTCAACGGCCGCGCCGGCCAGAAGGCGCAGCTGCGCGAGCGCGTCACCCAGCTCAACGAGGAAATCGCCGGCCTGCAGGCGCAGGAGACCGCCAAGGACAAGGAGATCGCGCTGGTGCAGCAGGAGCTGGTCGGCGTCCGCCAGCTCTATGAGCAGCATCTGGTGCAGCTCACCCGCCTGACCACGCTGGAGCGCGACGCGGCGCGGCTCTCCGGCGAGCGCGCGCAGTACATTGCCTCGCGCGCCCAGGCCAAGGGCAAGATCACCGAGACCGAGCTACAGATCATCCAGGTCGACAAGGACATGCTCTCGGAGGTGTCGAAGGACCTGCGCGAGGCCAACGACAAGATCGGCGAGTTCGTCGAGCGCAAGGTCACCGCCGAAGACCAGCTCCGTCGCATCGACATCCGCGCGCCGCAGGACGGCGTCGTGCTGCAATCGACCGTCCACACCGTCGGCGGCGTCATCACCGCGGGCGATGCCATCATGATGATCGTGCCCAGGGCCGATGATTTGTCGGTCGAGGCCAAGGTCAATCCGCAGGACATCGACAAGCTGCAGGTCGGACAGAAGACCGTGTTGCGGCTCTCCGCCTTCAACCAGCGCACCACGCCGGAGCTGAACGGCGTCGTCACCCGCGTCTCCGCCGACGTCAACACCGACCAGCGCACCGGGCAGAGCTACTACACGATCCGCGTCTCGATGCCGCCGGAAGAGGTCGCGCGCCTCGGCGGCGAGGTGAAGATCATCCCCGGCATGCCGGTGGAAGCCTTCGTCCAGACCGGCGACCGCACCATGATGTCGTATCTGATGAAGCCGCTGAGCGACCAGTTCATGCGCTCGTTCCGCGAGAAGTGA